The Leptotrichia sp. oral taxon 215 str. W9775 genome includes a region encoding these proteins:
- a CDS encoding ParA family protein: protein MKIISVVNPKGGAGKTVTAVNISYALHNRGKKVLLIDADARGAVSVYLGLKNENTLFHLIKEQYEKLNVFDLKKYIIEKNGIDIIISDAELNKMDGYFIVENQDAQSQIDSIVNILYLFEDYDYVIFDTEGTVNNLTKAVLKATDYIFAPSKSSAIDINGLADLLNMYDISRVINPKLEIRKIFLVQTKQNTIVYKETKDELMKYFSNNEFSEISVREDQNILNSMKQQKDIFSYRSYSNAAIDYKNLVDEFLEEEEENEY from the coding sequence ATGAAAATAATTTCTGTTGTTAATCCGAAAGGTGGAGCAGGAAAGACAGTAACGGCGGTAAATATCTCATATGCTTTGCATAATAGAGGTAAAAAAGTTCTGTTAATTGATGCTGATGCAAGAGGAGCAGTTTCAGTATATCTGGGATTGAAAAATGAAAATACATTGTTTCATTTAATAAAAGAACAGTACGAAAAATTAAATGTATTTGATTTAAAAAAATATATAATAGAAAAAAATGGGATTGATATAATAATTTCAGATGCTGAGTTAAATAAAATGGACGGCTATTTTATAGTTGAAAATCAGGATGCACAGTCTCAAATTGACAGTATTGTAAATATACTTTACCTGTTTGAAGACTATGATTATGTTATATTTGATACAGAGGGAACTGTAAATAACCTTACAAAAGCAGTTTTAAAGGCAACTGATTATATTTTTGCCCCTTCTAAAAGTTCAGCTATAGATATAAATGGACTGGCAGATTTACTTAATATGTATGATATTTCAAGGGTAATTAATCCAAAACTTGAAATAAGGAAGATATTCCTTGTGCAGACAAAACAGAATACAATAGTCTACAAGGAAACAAAAGATGAACTTATGAAATATTTTTCCAATAATGAATTTTCTGAAATTTCAGTGAGGGAAGACCAGAATATACTAAATTCAATGAAACAGCAGAAGGATATATTTTCCTATAGAAGTTATTCCAATGCGGCGATAGATTACAAAAATCTTGTTGATGAATTTTTA
- a CDS encoding YbaN family protein, whose product MKIIYVILGFVSMGLGIAGSFLPGLPTVPFLLLASFCFARGSERFHGWFTQTKIYKNYLEDFEKNRSMTLKTKIGLLCLSSTMIAFPIFFVKNNYLRLALILAVIFKYYYFIFCIKTSKLDK is encoded by the coding sequence ATGAAAATAATATACGTTATACTTGGATTTGTTTCCATGGGGCTCGGAATTGCCGGCTCTTTTCTACCGGGACTTCCTACAGTGCCTTTTCTTCTTCTGGCCAGTTTCTGCTTTGCGAGGGGATCTGAAAGATTTCATGGATGGTTCACCCAGACAAAGATATATAAGAATTATCTGGAAGATTTTGAAAAGAACAGAAGTATGACTCTAAAAACAAAAATAGGATTATTGTGCCTATCGAGTACAATGATTGCTTTTCCAATTTTTTTTGTAAAAAATAACTATTTACGGTTAGCACTTATTCTAGCTGTAATATTTAAATATTACTATTTCATATTCTGTATAAAAACTTCAAAACTGGATAAGTAA
- the pheS gene encoding phenylalanine--tRNA ligase subunit alpha: protein MLEKLSRLREDVLEKLNNVGNLDELNDLKVKVLGKKGEFTAIMKGMAEIAAKKRAEFGKVTNELKVVLQDRFDEKLNTLKEMAKQERLKNETIDITLPGRKANEGSLHPLTKTVAEIKEIVSDMGFDIVDGPEIEYVKYNFDALNIPKTHPSREVSDTFYIQDDVVLRTQTSGMQIRYMLDRKPPFRMVSIGKVYRPDYDVSHTPMFHQMEGLMIGEDVSFANFKAILENVVKKIFGKERNVRFRPHFFPFTEPSAEMDVECGVCKGKGCRVCKGTGWLEILGSGMVNPKVLEGVGIDPKKYQGFAFGLGLERITMLKYGIDDLRAFFENDVRFLDQF, encoded by the coding sequence ATGTTGGAAAAACTGTCCCGTTTAAGAGAGGACGTGCTGGAAAAACTTAATAATGTAGGAAATCTTGATGAGCTGAATGACCTGAAGGTAAAGGTTTTAGGTAAAAAGGGAGAATTTACAGCCATAATGAAGGGAATGGCAGAAATTGCAGCTAAAAAAAGAGCTGAATTTGGTAAAGTGACAAATGAATTAAAAGTTGTTCTGCAGGACAGATTTGATGAAAAACTTAATACATTAAAGGAAATGGCAAAACAGGAAAGACTGAAAAATGAAACTATAGATATTACACTACCTGGAAGAAAAGCAAATGAAGGATCCCTTCATCCATTGACAAAAACGGTTGCTGAAATAAAGGAAATAGTTTCTGATATGGGGTTTGACATTGTTGACGGACCTGAAATTGAATATGTAAAATACAATTTTGATGCATTAAACATTCCAAAAACGCATCCTTCAAGAGAAGTATCAGATACTTTTTATATTCAGGATGATGTAGTGCTTAGAACACAGACTTCAGGAATGCAGATAAGATACATGCTTGATAGGAAACCTCCTTTTAGAATGGTGTCTATTGGAAAGGTTTACAGACCTGATTATGACGTATCCCACACTCCTATGTTCCACCAGATGGAAGGACTTATGATAGGGGAAGATGTTTCTTTTGCAAACTTTAAGGCAATACTTGAAAATGTTGTAAAGAAAATATTCGGAAAAGAAAGAAATGTAAGATTCAGACCTCACTTTTTCCCATTTACAGAACCTTCGGCAGAAATGGATGTTGAATGTGGTGTATGTAAAGGAAAAGGATGTAGAGTATGTAAAGGAACCGGATGGCTTGAAATTCTTGGAAGCGGAATGGTAAATCCAAAAGTTCTTGAAGGAGTGGGGATAGATCCTAAGAAATATCAGGGATTTGCATTTGGACTTGGACTTGAAAGAATTACAATGTTAAAATATGGAATCGATGATTTAAGGGCATTTTTTGAAAATGATGTAAGATTTTTAGATCAGTTCTAA
- a CDS encoding thiamine diphosphokinase, with translation MKAVVFLNGEYKYSQEFIDRLFDEETVLLCADGGANYAYKYSKRPSYIIGDLDSIDNPVLEYFKTQGINIVKYNPEKDYTDFELILQKINELEKKNGFKYKSINILGALGKRIDLTLSNLFLMEKYPNITILSEDEEIFYKDESFSINNRKDYGFSIIPLDEIIEKLTLKGFKYETFNLDVERKISRLVSNIITSDECKVTFKKGKMLVILRKH, from the coding sequence ATGAAGGCAGTTGTATTTTTAAATGGAGAATATAAATATTCGCAGGAATTTATAGACAGACTGTTTGATGAGGAGACAGTTCTTTTATGTGCAGACGGAGGAGCTAATTATGCATATAAATACAGTAAAAGACCATCTTATATAATAGGTGATCTAGATTCAATAGATAATCCTGTTCTGGAATACTTCAAAACACAGGGAATAAATATAGTGAAATATAATCCTGAAAAAGATTATACTGATTTTGAATTAATTCTGCAAAAAATAAATGAACTGGAAAAGAAAAATGGCTTTAAATATAAATCTATTAATATTTTAGGTGCTTTAGGAAAAAGAATAGATTTGACATTGAGTAATTTATTTCTTATGGAAAAATATCCTAATATTACGATTTTATCAGAAGATGAAGAAATTTTTTATAAGGATGAATCTTTTTCGATAAATAATAGGAAAGATTATGGATTCTCAATAATTCCATTAGATGAAATAATAGAAAAACTGACATTAAAAGGATTTAAATATGAAACTTTCAATCTTGATGTAGAAAGAAAAATTTCCCGCCTTGTCAGTAACATAATAACTTCTGATGAATGTAAAGTAACATTTAAAAAAGGTAAGATGTTAGTTATTTTGAGAAAACATTAA
- a CDS encoding OadG family protein, producing the protein MKIIYGDSPITFGDSLVITVVSMLTVFLVLILISFILSLLKYLPSEKKVTENKKVTVKPLADAFSVSSENSASEGKKIGPEDIKDEKMLAAVAAAVIDAAGEIDNAYIKVQSIREVNQ; encoded by the coding sequence ATGAAAATAATATATGGAGATTCTCCGATAACATTTGGAGATTCGCTGGTTATAACAGTAGTGAGTATGCTGACAGTATTTTTAGTTTTGATTCTGATTTCTTTTATACTATCCCTTTTAAAATATCTTCCTTCTGAAAAGAAAGTAACTGAAAATAAAAAAGTTACAGTTAAACCGTTAGCAGATGCATTTTCTGTTTCATCGGAAAATTCTGCATCAGAAGGAAAGAAAATAGGACCGGAAGACATAAAGGATGAGAAAATGCTTGCAGCTGTTGCAGCCGCAGTTATAGATGCAGCCGGAGAAATTGACAATGCCTATATAAAGGTACAATCAATAAGGGAAGTAAATCAGTAA
- the pheT gene encoding phenylalanine--tRNA ligase subunit beta — MLISLNWLKQYIDLDGIEINEMENSLTMIGQEVEKIEIAGSNLENVVTAKIIEKEMHPDSDHLTVCKVDNGKEILQIVCGASNHKAGDKVVLAQIGAKLSEDFVIKKGKIRGKESCGMLCSEVELGIGSDKDGIIILPEDAPIGVPFKDYLGINDTVFELEITPNRPDCLSHIGIARELSAYYGKELKYPETEIKNEIEEKTSDNVKVTIEDSNLSRRYVTRILKNVTVKESPKWLKERIESVGLRSINNIVDVSNFILMEINHPNHVFDLDKIEGNEIKVKSAVKGDKLVTLDEQERELEDGDIVICDSKKILALGGVMGGLDSEVTDNTKNILLEVAQFNPQNVRKTSRRLTLSSDSSYRFERGIDVEDSIKVINRLANLIQEVAGGEILNGYVDVYPVPYENKVAELNFERLNRFVGKVIPREKVIEILRNLEIDVKDNGETLTLTAPSYRGDLELEQDYFEEVIRMYGFDNIENILPRVDINKNSTLDTTKLTDRVKTICASVGLKEVINYSFIPKDALQKLKFTGVSEDKLIDISNPITEDFVTMRPTLLYSLIKNAKDNMNRNVSNIRFFEVSRTFEKAEELAKEDIKVGIILAGENDKTLWNPKPVHYDFYDLKGIVEEIFSKLKFQNFSIKRSVQTEFHPGRSADVFVGKEYIGSFGEIHPDVLENFGLNKKTVLVAEFNIELIKKYINKPFVYQGIVKYPAVPRDLALVMNENILVGDVLKTIEKIDKKVEKVELFDIYQGIGVEPGKKSVAISILLRDDSKTLEEKEINDIIDKILAKMKKDYMAELRQ, encoded by the coding sequence ATGCTAATTTCTTTAAATTGGTTAAAGCAATATATAGATTTAGACGGAATAGAAATAAATGAAATGGAAAACTCCCTGACTATGATAGGACAGGAAGTTGAAAAAATAGAAATAGCAGGAAGCAATTTGGAAAATGTTGTGACTGCAAAGATTATAGAAAAGGAAATGCATCCTGATTCTGACCATCTGACAGTATGTAAAGTGGATAATGGTAAAGAAATACTTCAGATTGTATGCGGAGCTTCAAATCATAAAGCTGGGGATAAAGTGGTGTTGGCACAGATAGGGGCAAAGTTAAGTGAAGATTTTGTTATAAAAAAAGGTAAAATAAGAGGAAAAGAATCGTGTGGAATGCTTTGTTCCGAAGTAGAACTTGGAATAGGAAGCGACAAGGACGGAATTATAATACTTCCTGAAGATGCTCCGATAGGTGTACCTTTTAAGGATTATCTAGGAATAAACGATACTGTATTTGAACTGGAAATAACTCCAAACAGGCCTGACTGTCTTTCGCACATTGGGATTGCAAGGGAGCTTTCAGCATATTACGGTAAGGAGCTTAAATATCCTGAAACAGAAATAAAAAATGAAATCGAAGAGAAAACGTCAGATAATGTAAAAGTTACTATAGAAGACAGTAATCTTTCCAGAAGATATGTAACAAGAATTCTGAAAAATGTGACAGTAAAGGAAAGTCCAAAATGGCTTAAGGAAAGAATAGAATCTGTTGGACTTAGAAGTATCAACAACATAGTTGATGTATCCAACTTTATTCTTATGGAAATAAATCACCCTAACCATGTTTTTGACCTTGATAAAATCGAGGGAAATGAAATAAAAGTAAAATCAGCGGTAAAAGGGGATAAACTTGTAACTCTTGATGAGCAGGAAAGAGAGCTTGAAGACGGGGACATTGTAATATGTGACAGTAAGAAGATACTTGCCCTCGGTGGTGTTATGGGAGGACTTGATTCAGAAGTTACAGATAATACGAAAAATATTCTTCTGGAAGTTGCACAGTTTAATCCTCAGAATGTAAGAAAAACTTCAAGAAGACTGACTTTATCAAGTGATTCTTCATACAGATTTGAAAGAGGAATTGATGTAGAAGATTCAATAAAAGTAATAAACAGACTTGCAAATCTTATACAGGAAGTGGCAGGAGGGGAAATTCTAAACGGTTATGTGGATGTTTATCCTGTTCCATATGAAAATAAAGTAGCAGAACTTAATTTTGAAAGACTTAACAGATTTGTTGGAAAAGTTATTCCTAGGGAAAAAGTAATAGAAATTTTGAGAAATCTTGAGATAGATGTTAAAGATAATGGTGAAACGCTTACTCTTACAGCTCCTTCATACAGAGGAGACCTGGAACTTGAACAGGATTATTTTGAAGAAGTAATAAGAATGTACGGTTTTGATAATATAGAAAATATTCTTCCAAGAGTGGATATAAACAAGAATTCAACTCTTGATACTACAAAACTTACTGACAGGGTAAAAACTATATGTGCAAGCGTAGGATTGAAGGAAGTTATAAACTACAGCTTTATTCCTAAAGATGCATTGCAGAAACTGAAGTTTACAGGAGTTTCAGAAGATAAACTGATTGATATTTCAAATCCAATAACAGAAGATTTTGTTACAATGAGACCTACATTACTGTACAGTCTTATAAAAAATGCCAAGGATAATATGAACAGAAATGTCTCAAATATAAGGTTCTTTGAAGTAAGCAGAACGTTTGAAAAAGCTGAAGAACTTGCAAAAGAAGATATAAAAGTGGGAATTATTCTGGCAGGTGAAAATGACAAGACTTTATGGAATCCAAAACCTGTTCACTATGACTTTTATGATTTAAAAGGAATTGTGGAAGAAATTTTCTCAAAATTGAAATTTCAAAATTTTTCAATAAAAAGATCTGTACAGACTGAATTCCATCCAGGAAGATCAGCTGATGTGTTTGTTGGAAAAGAATACATAGGAAGTTTTGGGGAAATACATCCTGATGTTCTTGAAAATTTTGGATTGAATAAAAAGACTGTACTAGTTGCAGAATTTAATATTGAGCTAATTAAAAAGTACATAAATAAACCATTTGTTTATCAGGGAATTGTTAAATATCCTGCAGTTCCAAGAGACCTTGCCCTTGTAATGAATGAAAATATACTGGTTGGGGATGTTCTGAAAACAATTGAAAAAATAGATAAAAAGGTTGAAAAAGTGGAATTGTTTGATATTTATCAGGGAATAGGAGTAGAACCTGGTAAAAAGAGTGTAGCTATAAGTATTCTGTTAAGAGATGACTCTAAAACTCTTGAAGAAAAGGAGATTAATGATATTATTGATAAGATTCTGGCTAAAATGAAAAAGGATTATATGGCAGAATTGAGACAGTAG
- a CDS encoding oxaloacetate decarboxylase subunit alpha, which translates to MSRVKITETSLRDGHQSLMATRLTTAEILPIVEKMDRAGYYALEVWGGATFDSAIRFLNEDPWERLREIRKRAKNTKLQMLLRGQNLLGYRHYADDIVEKFVEKSIKNGIDIIRTFDALNDVRNIRQASESTKKYGGHSQLAICYTISPVHTIEYYKNLALEMQNMGADSIAIKDMAGILLPYRAYELVTELKKVISVPIEVHTHNTAGLGAMTNLKSVEAGIDIVDTAISPLSGGTSQPTTESLVRTLQGTEHDTGIDLSLLKEIAEYFKPIRKKYLDKGTLNPQALCTEPNIVEYQLPGGMLSNMLSQLKAQKAENRYEDVLKEIPKVREDLGYPPLVTPMSQMIGTQSVFNVLTGERYKMIPKEIKDYVRGMYGKSPVPISEEMKKKIIGDEEVFTGRPADLLTNEYDEIKKEVGNLARNEEDVLTYAMFPQVAQTYFEKRNNPQEEIKVQTINVVF; encoded by the coding sequence GATCGTGCAGGATATTATGCCCTCGAAGTATGGGGAGGAGCAACTTTTGATTCGGCAATCAGATTTTTAAATGAGGATCCATGGGAAAGATTACGGGAAATAAGGAAAAGGGCAAAAAATACAAAGCTTCAGATGCTTCTGAGGGGACAGAATCTTTTAGGATACAGACATTATGCAGATGACATAGTAGAGAAATTCGTTGAAAAATCAATAAAAAATGGAATAGATATAATAAGAACTTTTGATGCCTTAAACGATGTAAGAAATATACGTCAGGCATCGGAAAGTACTAAAAAATATGGAGGACACAGCCAGCTTGCAATATGTTACACAATAAGTCCTGTCCACACAATAGAATATTATAAGAATCTTGCACTGGAAATGCAGAATATGGGAGCAGATTCCATAGCAATAAAGGATATGGCAGGAATACTTCTTCCATATAGGGCTTATGAACTTGTAACTGAACTGAAAAAAGTAATAAGCGTTCCAATAGAAGTACATACCCACAATACTGCAGGGCTAGGAGCAATGACAAATCTTAAATCGGTGGAAGCGGGAATAGACATAGTTGATACTGCAATTTCACCACTTTCAGGAGGAACTTCGCAGCCAACTACGGAATCCCTTGTGAGAACCCTTCAGGGAACAGAACATGATACAGGAATTGATCTTAGTCTGTTAAAGGAAATTGCAGAATATTTTAAACCAATAAGAAAAAAATATCTTGATAAAGGAACATTAAATCCTCAGGCATTGTGTACAGAACCAAACATAGTGGAATACCAGCTTCCAGGTGGAATGCTTTCAAATATGCTCTCACAGTTAAAGGCACAGAAGGCAGAAAACAGATATGAAGATGTACTGAAGGAAATACCGAAAGTAAGGGAAGATTTAGGATATCCTCCATTAGTAACTCCTATGAGCCAAATGATTGGAACCCAGTCGGTATTCAATGTCCTGACAGGAGAAAGATATAAGATGATACCTAAGGAAATAAAAGATTATGTAAGGGGAATGTACGGAAAATCACCTGTCCCTATTTCAGAGGAAATGAAGAAAAAAATAATAGGAGATGAGGAAGTATTTACAGGAAGACCTGCAGATCTTTTAACTAATGAATATGACGAAATAAAAAAAGAAGTGGGAAATCTTGCCAGAAACGAAGAGGATGTACTGACTTACGCAATGTTCCCTCAGGTGGCACAGACATATTTTGAAAAACGTAATAATCCTCAAGAAGAAATAAAAGTACAGACTATAAATGTAGTATTTTAA
- a CDS encoding biotin/lipoyl-containing protein: MIKLYKIKIGDKVYEVELEAVSEKEGKIEAAKPETIKEEKPEKPEDKITEQKVGNIKVEAPMQGLVVGVNVSPGQKVKAGETLIVLEAMKMENPIAAPVDATVEGIHISKGDTVETGALLISLS, from the coding sequence ATGATAAAATTATATAAAATAAAAATTGGAGACAAAGTTTATGAAGTAGAACTGGAAGCAGTAAGTGAAAAGGAAGGAAAAATTGAAGCTGCAAAGCCTGAAACTATAAAAGAAGAAAAGCCGGAAAAACCAGAGGACAAGATAACAGAACAAAAGGTAGGAAATATAAAAGTTGAAGCACCTATGCAAGGACTTGTAGTAGGTGTAAATGTTTCTCCAGGGCAGAAGGTGAAGGCAGGAGAAACATTGATAGTACTTGAGGCAATGAAAATGGAAAATCCTATAGCTGCCCCTGTAGATGCTACTGTGGAAGGAATACATATATCTAAAGGAGATACTGTGGAAACTGGGGCATTACTTATCAGTTTGTCATAG
- a CDS encoding sodium ion-translocating decarboxylase subunit beta — translation MELLKTLYSTTGLAMLTWQQFIMIIVALILLYLAIRKKYEPYLLLPISFGMLLVNLPGVPNEGMMEPGGLLYYLYQGVKLGIYPPLIFLAIGASTDFGPLIANPKSLLLGAAAQLGIFIAFIGAILLGLTGREAASIGIIGGADGPTAIYTTTKLAPALLGPIAVAAYSYMALVPIIQPPIIKLLTTKKERQIKMVQLREVSKGEKILFPIAVTIVVTLLIPSAAPLIGMLMLGNLIKESGVVGNLVEHVKGAMLYCITIVLGVTVGATANAHTFLNVTTLKILALGLFAFAFGTVGGVLFGKIMCKLSGGKVNPMIGAAGVSAVPMAARVVQKIGQEENPSNFLLMHAMGPNVAGVIGSAVAAGVLLIIFK, via the coding sequence ATGGAGTTACTGAAAACACTTTATAGTACAACAGGACTGGCCATGCTGACGTGGCAGCAGTTTATAATGATAATAGTTGCACTTATTTTACTGTATCTTGCAATAAGAAAAAAATATGAGCCATATTTACTGTTACCCATATCTTTCGGAATGCTTCTTGTGAACCTGCCAGGAGTACCAAATGAAGGAATGATGGAACCTGGAGGATTATTGTATTATCTGTACCAGGGAGTAAAACTTGGTATATATCCGCCATTGATATTTTTGGCAATAGGTGCGAGTACTGATTTTGGACCGTTAATAGCCAATCCTAAAAGCCTTCTGCTTGGAGCGGCAGCACAGCTGGGAATATTTATCGCATTTATAGGTGCAATATTGCTAGGTCTTACAGGAAGGGAAGCGGCTTCCATAGGAATAATCGGAGGAGCGGACGGACCTACAGCAATTTATACAACAACAAAACTGGCACCTGCCCTGCTTGGTCCAATAGCAGTTGCAGCGTATTCCTATATGGCATTAGTACCTATAATACAGCCACCAATAATAAAACTGCTTACAACAAAAAAGGAAAGACAGATAAAAATGGTACAACTGAGGGAAGTAAGTAAAGGTGAAAAAATCTTATTTCCTATAGCAGTAACAATAGTAGTTACGCTTCTTATACCTTCTGCGGCTCCTCTTATAGGGATGCTTATGCTGGGAAATCTTATAAAGGAATCTGGAGTAGTCGGAAACCTTGTTGAACATGTAAAAGGTGCAATGCTCTACTGCATAACGATTGTACTTGGAGTAACAGTAGGAGCTACAGCAAATGCCCATACATTCCTGAATGTTACAACGTTGAAAATATTGGCGTTAGGATTGTTTGCCTTTGCATTTGGAACTGTGGGGGGAGTACTGTTTGGGAAAATAATGTGCAAACTGAGTGGTGGAAAAGTTAATCCTATGATAGGAGCGGCAGGAGTTTCTGCTGTGCCTATGGCAGCGAGGGTTGTACAGAAAATAGGTCAGGAGGAAAATCCAAGCAACTTTCTTCTTATGCATGCAATGGGACCTAATGTTGCCGGAGTAATAGGATCTGCAGTTGCAGCGGGAGTTCTACTTATTATATTTAAATAG